The genomic interval CGGCCCGCCCGAGAGCTTGCGCAGTGCCGCTCGCAGCTGCTGATCGAGTTCGGCCGAGGAGGCCGCCGCGGCGCCGGGCAGGGCGCGGATCACGATGTCCGTGTCCGCGGGCAGCTCGGCGATCAGCGGGGCGCAGATATGACGCAGGCGGCGGGCCACGCGGTGACGTACCACCGCGGTGCCCACCGCCTTACTGACGATCAATCCGAAGCGCGGACCGCCACGGCGAACCGCCGGGCCGGGTGGATCACCCTCCGCAGCAGTCCAATCCGTGGTCGATACCACAGCGTGCACGACCAGATCACGTCTCCCGATTCGTCGGCCACGCCGCACCGTCCGGGAGAAATCGGCACGATGATGCAGCCGATACGGCTCAGGCAACACCCGAGTGTCCGAGCGTGTATCGGATGAGGTGGTACGGCGAACCGAACGGCGAACGGGACATGACGCCGAGGCCGGTGCCGATGAATCAGGCCGTGAGCTGGGCGCGGCCCTTGCGACGACGCGCCGTCACGATCGCGCGGCCCGCACGGGTCCGCATCCGGAGGCGGAAGCCGTGGACCCGCGCACGACGACGGTTGTTCGGCTGGAACGTCCGCTTGCCCTTGGCCACGGTCAACACTCCTCGAGTTGGTGGGCGCCCCTCGGCGCCCGAAGCTTGTCGGTGAAACTCTTGTCGCGATGAGTGACCAGGTCCTCATCGGCGCAATACCCATCGCGGCCCGGGCAGCACGCAGCTGCCACCGCGTCAATGGGTGACTGTACGAGAGTACTGACCGGCTCCGGCCGGGTCAAACCGGGGTCCGTCACCGCGGCCGGGCTACTGACCTCGGCCGATAGGTCGCCGCACCCGGCCGCCGACCGGTGCGGCAACGC from Nocardia wallacei carries:
- the rpmH gene encoding 50S ribosomal protein L34 yields the protein MAKGKRTFQPNNRRRARVHGFRLRMRTRAGRAIVTARRRKGRAQLTA
- the rnpA gene encoding ribonuclease P protein component encodes the protein MLPEPYRLHHRADFSRTVRRGRRIGRRDLVVHAVVSTTDWTAAEGDPPGPAVRRGGPRFGLIVSKAVGTAVVRHRVARRLRHICAPLIAELPADTDIVIRALPGAAAASSAELDQQLRAALRKLSGGPS